AATGTCCTCCAAGACCCTTGAAGGTATCTCCTCTAATGTAGTTCTCGACTGTAGAGTGATGGCGTTGAGACCGCCCTTTGGGTTTGGTTGGGGTTGGAATGGAAGGTTAGAAGAACTTGAGGGTTGGTTGGTGTTGTTGGAGGAGGACATGGACATCTTCAAAATCATGTCGGTAAGATTGGCCAATTGAGCACTCAGGGCCTCGAATTGAGCCTTGTAGCCCTCATCCCATTTATCCACAGCGGCTCTAAGCTCGTCAACTTGATTAGTGGGAGGTGAAGAGGCTTGGTTAGTTTGTTGTCTATGGTGTGGTGCTTGGTACTTGGtgtagttgttttggttttggttgtgatGATTTTGGTTGGCTtggtagttgttgttgttgtggtggTATTGAGATGAAGATTCGTTGTTGTTGTGATGAGAAGAAGAGTTGTTCCACCTTTGATTTTGATTGTTCCCTTGTGCATTATCCCTCCACTATTGATGTTGATTACCACCATGAGGGTAGTGGTTTTGGCCTTGAGAAGGATAGGGTGGACGGTTGTTATAATTCACATTGGCCACTACAAGGGCATGTTCCTCTTGAATTTGATGGCATTGATCGGTGTAATGTGTAGTGCTAGAGCACAAACCACAAATCCTAGGAGGGCCTTCAAGTTAAGCAATTGGAGGTGGAGCTTGGACGGCTTGGATGGAGTAGAATTCcttttgatccttttgcatttgCGTGAGGATGGTGGTCATATCCCCAAGTGCCTTGGTTAAGCTTGATTCGGAAAGGGACAGTTCTACCACACCCTTGAGAGGGTTACTTCTCACCCTTGTATGTTATGTAGCTTCGGCTACATCCTTTATCAAACTCCATGCTTCTCCCTCTGTCTTGTTTTTTGAAAGGGAACCACCACTAGAAGCAGTGAGCAATCTTCTATCTTCCACACAAAGACCTCCGGTGAAGTAGCTAATGAGCAAGTGAGTGTTCATTCCATGGTGTGGACAAGATTCCAATAGCCTCTTGAACCGAGACCAATACTCGTACAAACTCTCTTGGTCTCTTTGCATTGTACCCGAAATCTCCTTTCGGATGTAGTCGGTCTTCTCCGGTGGGAAGAATTTATCTAGAAACTCTCTTCTCAAGAAATCCCAATTGGTAGCAATCTCATCCGGTAGCAAATAAAACCATGTTTTTGCTTGCGCttcaagagagaaagggaaggcaaaaaccATGATAGCCACCTCATCGGCTCCATGCTTTCGAGCTGTAGAACAAGCAACTTGAAAATTCTTTAGATGTCAGATGGGCTCTTGACCCGGCAACCCATGATACTTATATAGTAGAATTATCAAGCtactcttcaattcaaagtttggATCAAGGTTAGGATACCTTGCTTGTAATGGTTGAAGTACAATATCCGGAGCTCCTTGCTCATGTAAAGTGATCCGGCGTGGCTCCGCCATGTATGGTTCACTTGTAGGATGCAAAGAAGTATTAGTAGTACCAACAGAAGAATAGGAAGTAGCGGACTCCAAGTCACTCTGGGTACCGTCTAGTGATTCGGTATATTCCTCAAGAGAGGCTGAAGTACTAGCCATATAGTCCAACCGCCGTCTAGCTTGCCGAGTATGTAacaaagttctttcaatctcggGATCAAAATTGGCTAAGCTAGAATTTGGTTGAGACCGAGTCATCAAACTTGAGAGTCAtagcacaaaaataaaagaagctaAACTATAGCTAAGTATTGAAAGCAAACAAACTATCTACAAgattcacatattcacataacCAATATTAAGGCACATGTTGCAaccattccccggcaacggtgccaaaaatttgATACGAGACGATTGTCAGAAGAGAATTTCTCAATGAAGTTGCGTTGTAAGTATAACTCTACCAACAACAATCCTCgagaatcaaattttgaaaggaattggttgtcacaagttcaaccccaataaaataaccgaagtattcaaacctcgggtcgtctcacaaggaatgggcaaacatgtgcTTCAACATTGGTTAGAAATCCGGGGTTGTAAGTCATGAGAAAGAAAGTAAACTATGAATCTTAGCAAACAAGTAATCTTAAAGTACAAAGAACTAATTCAAATAACTAAGCAAGATGTGAGCAATttcaactaagaagacaacattcaatttaattctactCTCAACGAAACAATAGCTACAACTAAAATAAGACAATTAAGAAATTGGGTTtccaaatatgaataataaaagcaactcttggctaggcatgggaattggggtcactatccttgtctaataaccatatcttgacaattatgaggagtCAAACCCACTAAGTCTACTTCTATACTTGAAGTAAGTTAAATGGTTTGgtcaacatcaacccataaggtctaacctcactactaattaacctagtagtaggctagtgttaatggctatcaaattGACTACTAAGGgctctcaaatcatcaaatccattagacccaa
Above is a genomic segment from Arachis duranensis cultivar V14167 unplaced genomic scaffold, aradu.V14167.gnm2.J7QH unplaced_Scaffold_126101, whole genome shotgun sequence containing:
- the LOC107472068 gene encoding uncharacterized protein LOC107472068 → MASTSASLEEYTESLDGTQSDLESATSYSSVGTTNTSLHPTSEPYMAEPRRITLHEQGAPDIVLQPLQARYPNLDPNFELKTRKHGADEVAIMVFAFPFSLEAQAKTWFYLLPDEIATNWDFLRREFLDKFFPPEKTDYIRKEISGTMQRDQESLYEYWSRFKRLLESCPHHGMNTHLLISYFTGGLCVEDRRLLTASSGGSLSKNKTEGEAWSLIKDWRDNAQGNNQNQRWNNSSSHHNNNESSSQYHHNNNNYQANQNHHNQNQNNYTKYQAPHHRQQTNQASSPPTNQVDELRAAVDKWDEGYKAQFEALSAQLANLTDMILKMSMSSSNNTNQPSSSSNLPFQPQPNPKGGLNAITLQSRTTLEEIPSRVLEDIHEEEVIVEAPHEKEEVDKRHEEEGVNLKEPKKKALVDESIPISFPSMVKKAKKTPEFDLNMLQVFKKVEVTIPLLDAIQQIPKFAKFLKDLCTHKDMIGELETLSLGSSISSLMEPIPKKYGDPGSCLVSCCIGGHTFHDRMCDLGACISIMPLSTFVQLNLAPLKKSAARFALVDKCDHGNRNSRRCTCGNQGFDLSG